The bacterium genome window below encodes:
- the rpsR gene encoding 30S ribosomal protein S18 has translation MLTRFRRRKICKFCEGKMDFIDFKDTRRLRSFMTERGKIIPRRISGNCAKHQRELTQAIKRARNIALLPFLAE, from the coding sequence ATGCTGACTCGATTTAGAAGAAGAAAAATTTGCAAGTTCTGTGAAGGGAAAATGGATTTTATCGATTTCAAAGACACGAGAAGGCTTCGCAGCTTTATGACGGAAAGAGGCAAGATCATTCCCCGCCGGATCTCGGGAAATTGCGCCAAGCATCAAAGAGAATTGACCCAGGCGATCAAGAGAGCCAGGAACATCGCACTTTTGCCATTTCTGGCTGAATAG
- the prmC gene encoding peptide chain release factor N(5)-glutamine methyltransferase, whose product MKSSLFRPDIPGKPDVRRSLPAILEEAARQLDRAGIENSRLEAEVLLAHLLKISRIELYTRWDEELPESVSRELQTLLSRRIGREPLAYIIGRKEFWSLCFMVAPGVLIPRPETEFVIEAALRHAQDAVRIIDVGTGSGNIAVCLAQELPNARIYAVDISEAALRVARRNAAYHQVIERIIFLQADMLSAFAPDIPSGFIDCIVSNPPYISSAEISTLAPEVRVFEPRVALEGGIDGLGCYRRLIHESTAILKAGGRIILEMGYGQKDALVRELQSQGYEVQEIVVDYAGIDRVIAARLG is encoded by the coding sequence ATGAAATCTTCCCTTTTCAGGCCGGATATACCGGGAAAACCTGACGTCCGGCGGTCTCTCCCTGCAATCCTGGAGGAGGCTGCACGTCAACTTGATAGAGCCGGAATCGAGAATTCCCGGTTAGAGGCTGAAGTCCTTCTGGCTCATCTTCTCAAAATCAGCCGTATCGAGCTTTACACCCGGTGGGATGAAGAGCTCCCGGAATCCGTAAGCCGGGAATTGCAGACACTGCTCTCCAGACGAATTGGCCGCGAGCCGCTGGCCTATATCATTGGCCGGAAGGAGTTCTGGTCGCTGTGCTTTATGGTGGCCCCCGGTGTGCTGATTCCCCGTCCGGAGACGGAATTTGTAATCGAGGCGGCGCTGCGGCATGCTCAAGACGCAGTCAGGATCATCGATGTCGGCACCGGAAGCGGAAATATCGCTGTCTGCCTGGCTCAAGAGCTTCCCAATGCCCGTATCTATGCGGTAGACATTTCCGAAGCAGCGCTGCGGGTGGCTCGCCGGAATGCGGCTTATCACCAGGTAATTGAGAGAATCATCTTTCTTCAGGCAGATATGCTCTCGGCCTTCGCGCCTGACATCCCCTCAGGATTTATTGATTGCATTGTTTCAAACCCCCCCTATATTTCATCAGCGGAAATATCCACGCTGGCCCCGGAAGTCAGGGTTTTCGAACCCCGGGTCGCTCTGGAAGGCGGAATTGACGGCTTGGGCTGCTACCGCCGGTTGATCCATGAGAGCACGGCGATTTTGAAAGCCGGAGGCAGGATTATTCTGGAAATGGGCTATGGACAAAAAGATGCCCTGGTCCGAGAGCTTCAGAGTCAGGGGTATGAGGTGCAGGAGATCGTGGTCGATTATGCAGGTATCGATCGGGTGATTGCAGCCAGGTTGGGATGA
- a CDS encoding peptidylprolyl isomerase: MKRITAMFVVLCSLCLLSTHQSWADDSQQTVAEVNGTKITLAEFNEIAQGRTDRETLLQQIIASMLLAQEARKQNLDKDPMVQQQLKLINEQQLALFFYQKKVTDKTKLSDKELNNLIPPNERQKVRFQQIVTQTKEEAANILKQIKQGASFEKMAKEKSIGRNADKGGDIDFVIINTNVFPEEVEAVIFKLKDGQVSEPIKTREGYALFKAIERKELTSKELESKKNYLQFKMAKEKTDQITSSLLESLRSKANVKILDKNLTKIEEAKTRDESLLKIQVAEVNGTPIILNDLVGGQANYGNPLDSPLLKNPSFLKNMVEDKIKNMLFVMEAKRIGMDKDPEFVRRTQIFADGILANKFAMDVLCKDIKASDDEYRAYYNEHKDDPQFKNIPERVRVSHILVSDGKVADDIIARLKKGEKFAALAKQHSIDQFSAEKGGDIGYIQRGRMDHAFEEAAFSTKVGEVKKVERNNFGGGQGKLYDIISVTDKKAAGANKFEDLKDIIEPTLLYKKREQKITGYIEQLKSKATITKNMKLVNTASPSAPPMVPPAPMP; this comes from the coding sequence ATGAAAAGAATTACCGCTATGTTTGTTGTCCTTTGCTCTCTATGCCTTTTGAGTACTCATCAGTCCTGGGCTGATGATTCCCAGCAGACCGTTGCTGAAGTAAACGGGACAAAAATCACACTTGCCGAATTCAACGAGATTGCACAGGGCCGGACAGACCGTGAAACTTTACTTCAACAGATAATCGCCAGCATGCTGCTCGCTCAGGAAGCGAGAAAGCAGAATCTGGATAAAGACCCCATGGTCCAGCAACAGCTCAAGCTGATCAATGAACAGCAACTGGCTCTGTTTTTTTATCAGAAAAAGGTTACTGATAAGACGAAACTGTCTGACAAGGAACTGAATAATCTGATACCTCCCAATGAACGGCAAAAGGTCAGGTTCCAGCAGATCGTTACCCAAACCAAGGAAGAAGCTGCAAACATTCTCAAGCAGATAAAGCAGGGAGCCAGTTTTGAAAAAATGGCCAAGGAAAAGTCCATAGGCAGAAATGCCGACAAGGGCGGAGATATCGACTTTGTCATCATCAATACCAATGTTTTTCCGGAAGAGGTTGAAGCGGTCATTTTCAAATTGAAAGACGGCCAGGTCAGTGAGCCCATTAAAACACGGGAAGGATACGCTCTCTTTAAAGCTATTGAGAGGAAAGAGCTGACCAGCAAGGAACTGGAAAGCAAGAAGAACTATCTCCAGTTTAAAATGGCTAAAGAGAAAACCGATCAAATTACCAGTTCATTGCTCGAGAGTTTGCGCTCCAAGGCTAATGTCAAGATACTTGATAAAAATCTGACGAAAATTGAAGAAGCAAAGACCAGGGATGAAAGCCTGCTGAAAATCCAGGTTGCAGAAGTAAACGGCACCCCGATAATTCTGAATGACCTTGTCGGCGGGCAGGCCAACTACGGTAATCCTCTTGACAGCCCGCTCCTGAAGAACCCTTCCTTCCTGAAGAACATGGTTGAAGACAAGATTAAAAACATGCTTTTCGTCATGGAAGCCAAACGTATCGGCATGGATAAGGATCCTGAATTCGTGAGACGGACACAAATCTTTGCTGATGGTATTCTGGCCAATAAGTTTGCCATGGATGTGCTCTGCAAAGACATTAAGGCCTCAGATGATGAATACCGCGCTTACTATAATGAACATAAGGACGATCCTCAATTCAAGAATATTCCCGAACGGGTCAGGGTCAGTCATATTCTGGTCAGTGATGGTAAAGTGGCCGACGATATTATAGCCCGTTTGAAAAAAGGTGAAAAGTTTGCTGCCCTGGCAAAACAGCATTCAATCGACCAGTTCTCGGCCGAGAAGGGCGGTGACATTGGGTATATACAGCGTGGCAGGATGGACCATGCTTTCGAAGAGGCGGCTTTTTCCACCAAAGTTGGAGAAGTAAAAAAAGTTGAGAGAAATAACTTTGGCGGTGGACAGGGGAAGCTCTATGATATTATCTCCGTTACCGATAAAAAAGCGGCTGGTGCAAACAAGTTTGAGGATCTCAAAGATATCATCGAACCCACCCTGCTGTATAAAAAACGGGAGCAAAAAATCACCGGATATATCGAGCAGCTAAAATCCAAGGCCACCATCACCAAAAATATGAAGCTGGTCAATACGGCAAGCCCATCCGCTCCTCCTATGGTACCACCCGCACCAATGCCGTAA
- the hisD gene encoding histidinol dehydrogenase, whose translation MKILTTQQGNFAGEINRLIDRFSLAAEGIEEKVRGIIQRVRQEGDQALLDYSREFDGVSLSREDLLVKETEIEDAYKLVNDAEISSMKLSIVRIREFHRHQKSKSWFYSEENGTVLGQLITPIEKAGIYVPGGKAAYPSSVIMGVVPAQIAGVKDIFIASPPGKDKKLSPYTLVACDLLGIKKIGKVGGAQAVAALAYGTESIPRVQKIVGPGNIYVTMAKKQVFGLVDIDMLAGPSEVLILADKTAHPVYIAADLLSQAEHDERAVTMVVSPEDSIIQEVERQVAAQVEQLSRKEIAGRSLQDYGYLIRTGDMEEAIGLVNHLAAEHLILAVDNPFALLPRIQNAGSIFLGHFTPETMGDYLAGPNHVLPTSGTARFFSSLGVDTFCKRSGFMHWTRSGLEELGPQAIILAEIEGLTAHAGAIRRRLSQD comes from the coding sequence ATGAAAATTCTTACCACGCAGCAGGGCAATTTTGCCGGGGAGATAAACCGACTGATCGACCGCTTCTCACTGGCGGCTGAAGGGATAGAGGAAAAGGTCAGGGGCATTATTCAGAGAGTGCGGCAGGAAGGTGATCAGGCACTGCTCGATTACAGCCGGGAGTTTGACGGTGTATCCTTGAGCCGGGAGGACCTTCTGGTGAAGGAGACTGAAATTGAGGATGCCTACAAGCTGGTGAATGATGCTGAAATTTCATCGATGAAATTAAGCATCGTAAGGATTCGCGAATTTCACCGTCATCAGAAGAGTAAATCCTGGTTTTACTCTGAAGAAAACGGTACCGTATTGGGTCAGCTCATCACGCCGATCGAGAAGGCAGGCATTTACGTACCGGGCGGCAAGGCTGCCTATCCGTCATCGGTGATCATGGGTGTGGTACCTGCTCAGATTGCGGGCGTTAAGGATATTTTCATTGCCTCTCCCCCTGGTAAGGATAAGAAATTGTCTCCGTATACCCTGGTTGCCTGCGATCTTCTGGGAATTAAAAAAATCGGGAAAGTTGGCGGCGCTCAAGCCGTTGCAGCCCTTGCTTATGGTACCGAGAGTATACCCAGAGTGCAAAAAATTGTTGGTCCGGGTAACATTTATGTAACAATGGCCAAAAAGCAGGTTTTCGGGCTGGTAGACATTGACATGCTGGCTGGCCCCAGTGAGGTATTGATCCTGGCTGACAAGACTGCTCATCCGGTATACATTGCTGCTGATCTGCTTTCCCAGGCGGAGCATGACGAGCGGGCCGTGACGATGGTTGTGAGTCCGGAGGATTCGATCATTCAGGAGGTCGAGCGTCAGGTTGCAGCCCAGGTGGAGCAGTTGTCCAGAAAAGAGATCGCCGGACGTTCCCTGCAGGATTATGGTTATCTCATCCGCACCGGTGACATGGAGGAGGCCATCGGTCTGGTCAACCATCTGGCTGCCGAGCACTTGATACTGGCAGTAGATAACCCTTTTGCCCTTCTGCCCAGGATACAAAATGCAGGCTCTATATTTTTAGGCCATTTTACCCCGGAAACCATGGGAGATTATCTGGCGGGACCAAACCATGTCCTGCCGACTTCCGGAACAGCGCGATTTTTCTCTTCCCTTGGGGTGGATACTTTTTGTAAACGATCCGGTTTTATGCACTGGACCCGCAGCGGTTTGGAAGAACTGGGTCCCCAGGCGATAATATTGGCAGAAATCGAGGGGCTGACAGCCCATGCCGGGGCTATCCGGCGAAGGTTGTCTCAAGATTAG
- a CDS encoding fibronectin type III domain-containing protein, which yields MPKFLKRFLLTSLSIGFFSLFWLIAPQFAGAFSINGDAVTYDVTFSSFCVVWEGKIDGTISSYEVIVYNDQAGSSRSEGFVSNPIGLKDNGVMAVQVTGLAAQQTYYYQIKVVENGTEYYYPSTPPLKEVTTQFDEGAAGNTPPPNPSVIFRVYLGDGATPAGGAFVYMEVAGASYPVAGSTDSGWVDAEYGDGTISLGGGTLFSQSTKKYLTLNGGESITVKCLGGSYGSKAATIASFDPSLMCQVGFECVDEYANKIVLALNSPPKIDSLAKASGSDIREANGKYVIKPGQQFTLDVSGSDPDEGESISSWALKNAPDNNMVITRDAGDSNKAKITWSPVSSTLGETTVTIEASNDKTGSRTFIVLVTDGKPSAPTSVSVAPASPKTADDLTCTVTGGVDPLGDNVTYVYTWSKNGSVQSDLTGSSVPSSRTAKGETWSCSVTVKDTPFDGESAPKASNTVTIANTPATGTPSVSISPANPAAGTNLVATVSTTGCTDADGDTLGYSLKWFKNGQETSNTDLTLPGSQTRKGESWVCKATLTEGGVSTSNIGTSNSLTIANTPPSAPGNISIEKVANGIKCTVGQQATDSDTNDTVQYIYKWICTINGAIQPAVTQGPTAERNQILSSGLAKNQTWHCEVAATDGTATTDYVRSPASQDYTIVNNPPTKPVASTTPASPYRDESLVCAVTTQSTDPDGDTVRYTYEWFKDGQAIPGSSTTNTSALSSTLPSSAGLVQGSQYTCKVTPSDGQTDGPAHTTAAVTIGNRPPTIVIKRGGQTIAADVVSVNEAEPVTLEIVGSDADNNGLTCSAITLPDSSATFANNILSWTPAVGASGVNQGMYPATFKVEETDGKPTNLSVTKSIQIQVIYPSQMVEDFEYLASSPTPEQNGWFRLQGQGQMSVLEEALDDKTNHYLKTVTSHADPNSITATAQLQYIVTKWLSNFLDTQDFPELQFKIADRNTYYVEVCIHAIDNSGQGRNYFLRYIPQDPVNNKEFEVKGLYITWSIGRQYINPDGVQITRNMEKDLNLAIAATQQEQVHYDYLMGIVLRGDIDYLDDISVAKGTPDFTPPKDVQNLTAIAKDKAVVLSWTIPADQTSDTIGYLIETADAPSKVVKVPSPATSYTITGLTNGKNYTFTVKAYDNAPVKDKTGKEIIGNLSSGVSTSIQPQRDTIAPVWPANALTATSQNKAVLLSWTRPSDADLDFFEIFQDGSSIKVVDKTVTSYRVANLENDRPYSFTVKAYDNATPSNASTVSATAIPAPPIEIMVDGFDYSGTEKPTDHGWFRLQGTGSINRVTQGGDSYMNLATTASNKLNFIVTKWMDNPEECNNPELHFDLRSSGQCRVEFYILASDNNKYFLSYQPDVTKESDYCETPDKVRQGLYITHYLGWKGRNANSDWRTIIRNLSKDIQDAQGLENVTFKYLLGIIIRGECDINNIRLEKAIPDVDNLIARPDSGSVELSWSSQNPDEVKEFHLSVDGGAVVVIPNQPNAGTTNEYSYQATGLTNGIPSTFTLTQVMDDGLESNGVEISAVPRQFTYHDECNNVNSWDDNVAELGDIATIYDPQVHSDVISIVPNADLASPARYMATTSIDTAGKIVTLRVKSDGEFILWFKVRDSFYVEYNFLYATGGAVNTGASIGTWAYSYLGQSYTDGKWHTLTLNLEDLMQVYYGDVELTGIDGVVIGGNVLIDDIMVY from the coding sequence ATGCCCAAGTTTTTAAAACGGTTTTTATTGACTTCCTTATCCATTGGGTTTTTTAGCCTTTTCTGGTTAATAGCACCTCAGTTTGCCGGTGCATTTTCCATAAACGGAGATGCTGTTACCTATGATGTAACCTTTAGTTCTTTTTGTGTGGTTTGGGAAGGCAAAATTGACGGAACGATATCGTCCTATGAAGTCATAGTTTATAACGATCAGGCTGGAAGCAGCCGAAGTGAAGGTTTCGTGTCGAATCCGATCGGTCTGAAAGATAACGGAGTTATGGCGGTTCAGGTGACCGGACTGGCCGCTCAACAGACATACTACTACCAGATTAAGGTTGTGGAAAATGGCACTGAGTATTACTATCCCTCCACGCCGCCCTTGAAAGAAGTTACAACCCAGTTTGATGAAGGAGCAGCAGGTAATACCCCTCCTCCCAACCCTTCAGTAATTTTTCGCGTATATTTAGGGGACGGAGCGACCCCGGCTGGAGGAGCTTTTGTTTATATGGAAGTGGCTGGCGCAAGCTACCCCGTTGCCGGCAGTACGGATTCCGGTTGGGTTGATGCTGAATATGGCGATGGAACGATTAGCCTGGGTGGTGGAACACTTTTCAGTCAAAGTACCAAGAAATATTTAACCCTGAATGGTGGTGAATCCATTACTGTCAAGTGCCTGGGTGGAAGTTATGGCAGCAAGGCAGCAACAATCGCAAGCTTTGATCCCAGCCTGATGTGTCAGGTTGGATTTGAATGTGTCGATGAATATGCAAACAAGATCGTATTAGCCCTCAATTCACCACCGAAGATCGACTCTCTTGCCAAAGCTTCCGGCTCTGATATCCGAGAGGCTAATGGTAAATATGTGATTAAACCCGGCCAGCAGTTTACCCTGGATGTTTCAGGCTCCGATCCGGATGAGGGAGAGAGCATAAGCTCATGGGCCCTGAAAAATGCTCCGGATAACAATATGGTAATTACCAGAGATGCAGGAGATTCAAATAAGGCCAAAATAACCTGGAGCCCGGTAAGCAGTACTCTCGGTGAAACTACGGTCACTATCGAAGCCAGCAACGACAAGACCGGGTCAAGAACCTTCATCGTTCTGGTTACCGATGGAAAACCCAGCGCCCCGACGTCGGTTTCCGTGGCACCGGCCAGTCCCAAGACCGCTGATGACCTTACCTGTACGGTTACCGGCGGCGTCGATCCTCTTGGAGACAATGTAACTTACGTTTACACCTGGTCGAAAAATGGATCAGTACAGAGTGATCTTACCGGAAGCAGCGTACCAAGCAGCCGCACCGCCAAGGGAGAGACCTGGTCCTGTTCGGTTACAGTCAAAGATACTCCCTTTGATGGCGAGAGTGCACCCAAGGCTTCAAATACGGTAACTATCGCCAACACCCCGGCCACAGGGACTCCGAGCGTGAGCATCAGTCCTGCCAATCCGGCCGCAGGTACCAACCTGGTTGCTACCGTGAGCACCACAGGATGCACGGATGCGGATGGCGACACTTTGGGTTATAGCCTTAAGTGGTTTAAAAATGGTCAGGAAACCAGTAACACTGATCTGACGCTGCCCGGCAGTCAGACCAGGAAGGGCGAGAGCTGGGTATGCAAAGCCACCCTGACTGAAGGTGGTGTCAGCACCAGTAACATCGGTACATCCAATTCCCTGACTATCGCCAACACGCCGCCTTCTGCTCCCGGCAACATTTCGATAGAGAAAGTTGCCAATGGCATCAAGTGTACTGTGGGACAGCAGGCCACTGATTCTGATACCAATGACACGGTACAATATATCTATAAATGGATATGCACTATAAATGGCGCTATTCAGCCTGCGGTGACCCAGGGGCCTACTGCCGAGCGCAACCAGATATTATCTTCTGGATTGGCCAAGAATCAGACCTGGCACTGTGAGGTTGCTGCTACTGATGGTACGGCCACAACGGATTATGTGCGAAGCCCTGCTTCCCAGGATTATACCATTGTCAATAATCCACCGACCAAGCCGGTCGCTTCGACGACTCCTGCCAGCCCTTACAGGGACGAGTCCCTGGTGTGCGCTGTGACCACCCAAAGCACCGATCCGGACGGCGATACGGTACGCTACACCTATGAATGGTTCAAGGATGGACAGGCAATCCCCGGCAGCAGTACGACGAATACCTCCGCACTCAGCTCTACGCTGCCTTCAAGCGCAGGCCTGGTGCAGGGATCTCAGTACACCTGCAAGGTTACTCCTTCCGATGGACAGACCGATGGACCGGCCCATACGACAGCAGCCGTAACTATTGGCAACCGTCCTCCTACCATTGTCATTAAAAGGGGCGGGCAGACAATCGCGGCAGATGTGGTCAGCGTTAATGAAGCCGAGCCTGTTACCCTTGAAATCGTTGGCAGTGATGCGGATAATAACGGGTTGACCTGCTCCGCAATCACGCTCCCGGATAGTTCAGCTACCTTTGCCAACAATATCTTAAGCTGGACTCCTGCGGTAGGGGCCTCGGGTGTAAACCAGGGCATGTATCCGGCTACTTTTAAGGTTGAGGAAACCGATGGTAAACCGACGAACCTGTCTGTTACCAAGAGCATCCAGATTCAGGTAATTTATCCTTCCCAAATGGTCGAAGACTTTGAGTATTTAGCGAGCAGTCCAACGCCGGAGCAGAATGGATGGTTCCGCCTGCAAGGCCAGGGGCAGATGAGCGTGTTAGAGGAAGCACTTGATGACAAGACCAATCACTACCTGAAGACGGTTACCTCGCATGCGGATCCTAACTCCATAACAGCTACAGCGCAACTTCAATATATTGTTACCAAGTGGCTCAGCAATTTTCTCGATACCCAGGACTTTCCTGAACTGCAATTCAAGATTGCAGACCGCAACACCTATTATGTAGAGGTATGTATTCATGCAATCGATAACAGCGGGCAGGGCAGGAATTACTTCCTGCGCTACATTCCTCAGGATCCAGTGAACAATAAGGAATTTGAAGTCAAGGGACTCTATATCACCTGGTCCATCGGCAGGCAATATATCAATCCAGATGGGGTTCAGATTACCCGGAATATGGAAAAAGACCTTAACCTGGCCATTGCTGCCACGCAGCAGGAGCAGGTCCACTATGATTACCTGATGGGTATTGTTCTGCGTGGGGATATCGACTATTTAGACGATATTTCCGTGGCTAAAGGGACTCCTGATTTCACACCTCCCAAGGATGTTCAAAACCTGACCGCTATTGCCAAAGATAAGGCGGTTGTCCTCTCCTGGACTATCCCCGCTGATCAGACGAGCGATACCATAGGCTACCTGATTGAGACCGCAGATGCTCCAAGCAAGGTTGTTAAGGTACCATCTCCGGCCACATCCTATACGATTACCGGATTAACCAATGGCAAAAATTACACATTCACGGTTAAAGCCTATGACAATGCCCCGGTAAAGGACAAAACCGGCAAGGAAATAATCGGTAACCTCAGCAGCGGTGTTTCCACTTCCATTCAGCCTCAGAGGGATACTATTGCTCCGGTTTGGCCGGCCAATGCCCTTACCGCTACATCACAGAATAAGGCGGTTCTGTTGAGCTGGACTCGTCCGAGCGATGCTGATCTGGATTTCTTTGAGATTTTCCAGGATGGGAGCTCCATCAAGGTAGTGGATAAAACCGTTACCAGCTACCGGGTCGCTAATCTGGAGAATGATAGGCCCTACAGCTTTACCGTAAAGGCATATGACAATGCAACACCTTCAAATGCCTCAACGGTTTCAGCCACAGCAATTCCAGCACCACCGATCGAGATCATGGTGGATGGTTTTGATTATTCCGGTACAGAGAAACCAACGGACCACGGCTGGTTCCGTTTGCAGGGTACCGGCAGTATCAACCGTGTAACTCAAGGTGGAGACAGCTATATGAACCTGGCCACAACGGCCAGCAATAAGCTGAACTTCATCGTTACCAAGTGGATGGATAATCCCGAGGAATGCAACAATCCGGAGCTTCATTTCGACCTGAGGTCCAGCGGGCAGTGCCGTGTCGAATTTTACATCCTGGCAAGCGATAATAATAAATATTTTCTGAGTTACCAGCCGGATGTCACGAAGGAGTCTGATTATTGTGAGACTCCGGATAAGGTTCGACAAGGGCTCTATATTACTCACTATCTTGGATGGAAGGGGAGAAATGCAAATAGTGACTGGCGCACCATAATCAGGAACCTGAGCAAGGATATTCAGGATGCCCAGGGCCTTGAGAATGTAACCTTTAAGTATCTTCTGGGAATCATCATCCGGGGTGAATGTGATATCAACAATATCCGGTTGGAAAAAGCCATTCCTGATGTCGATAATCTGATAGCCAGGCCGGACAGCGGTTCGGTAGAGTTGAGCTGGAGCAGTCAGAACCCGGACGAAGTTAAAGAATTCCATCTCTCTGTTGATGGAGGGGCAGTGGTTGTTATTCCGAATCAACCTAATGCTGGTACAACCAACGAGTACAGTTACCAGGCAACTGGCTTGACTAATGGCATTCCCTCAACCTTCACCCTTACCCAGGTCATGGACGATGGGCTGGAAAGCAACGGAGTTGAAATTTCAGCCGTACCACGGCAGTTCACCTATCATGACGAGTGCAACAATGTGAATAGCTGGGATGACAATGTCGCTGAACTGGGAGATATCGCCACGATCTATGATCCCCAGGTTCATAGTGATGTTATCTCTATTGTTCCAAACGCCGATTTGGCTTCTCCTGCCCGCTACATGGCGACAACAAGTATTGATACTGCAGGCAAGATTGTAACTTTGCGTGTCAAGTCTGATGGCGAGTTTATACTCTGGTTCAAAGTAAGGGATAGTTTCTACGTTGAGTATAACTTCCTCTATGCTACCGGCGGAGCAGTAAATACCGGAGCTTCAATTGGAACCTGGGCTTATAGTTATCTGGGCCAATCCTACACGGATGGCAAATGGCATACGCTGACATTGAATCTGGAAGACCTCATGCAGGTATACTACGGCGATGTTGAGCTCACCGGTATTGACGGTGTGGTCATCGGCGGGAATGTTTTGATCGATGATATAATGGTTTATTAA
- the coaE gene encoding dephospho-CoA kinase (Dephospho-CoA kinase (CoaE) performs the final step in coenzyme A biosynthesis.) — translation MRENMIVIGITGSIGSGKSTVSRMFQELGASVIDADRVARQVMAPFEAGWWAVYEYFGQGIICPATSEINRAKLGELVFEDAFLLRKLNSLIHPSIITRIQDCLRQLSGQGVKIAIVDAPLLIEAGLHRDVDLVVVVSVEQDIQIARLQSRDSGLTRSKILQRIASQMSLEDKKKYADYVIDNNQCLEKTRQQVYLIFREAVKKEGRSRE, via the coding sequence ATGAGGGAAAATATGATTGTCATTGGAATAACCGGAAGTATCGGTTCTGGAAAAAGCACTGTCAGCAGGATGTTTCAGGAACTGGGAGCCAGTGTCATTGATGCAGACAGAGTCGCCCGGCAGGTTATGGCTCCATTCGAGGCCGGCTGGTGGGCAGTTTACGAATATTTTGGTCAGGGCATAATCTGTCCGGCTACATCTGAAATTAACCGGGCCAAGCTTGGCGAGCTCGTTTTTGAAGATGCTTTTTTGTTACGGAAGCTGAACTCTCTGATTCATCCGTCAATTATCACCAGGATACAGGATTGCCTGCGGCAACTTTCTGGTCAGGGGGTGAAAATAGCCATCGTTGACGCTCCCCTGCTGATTGAGGCCGGGCTGCATCGTGATGTTGACCTGGTTGTGGTTGTCTCTGTAGAGCAGGATATCCAGATAGCCAGGCTGCAAAGCCGGGATTCGGGATTAACGAGGTCGAAAATTTTACAGCGGATTGCCAGCCAGATGAGCCTGGAGGACAAAAAGAAATATGCTGACTATGTGATCGATAATAATCAATGCCTTGAAAAAACCCGTCAGCAGGTGTATTTGATCTTTCGGGAGGCGGTTAAAAAGGAAGGGCGATCGAGAGAATAG
- the rpsF gene encoding 30S ribosomal protein S6 produces MIYYETLLIINPNLSEEEVETLAQKIKKIMEDLGASIIQAENWGKRRLAYEVKKFKKGYYLAYDYKVEASDMLKKLDAALRYDEQVLKYMTVNMKESNIGKGTPMATAKEGFRESGVAEGIE; encoded by the coding sequence TTGATTTATTATGAAACATTACTGATTATCAACCCAAACCTGTCTGAAGAGGAAGTGGAGACTCTGGCCCAAAAAATAAAAAAAATCATGGAGGACCTGGGGGCGTCGATAATCCAGGCGGAAAACTGGGGTAAAAGACGTTTGGCCTACGAAGTAAAAAAGTTTAAAAAGGGATATTACCTGGCTTATGATTATAAGGTCGAAGCAAGTGATATGTTAAAAAAGCTGGATGCCGCTCTCCGATATGACGAGCAGGTTTTGAAATATATGACCGTCAATATGAAGGAATCCAATATTGGCAAAGGAACTCCAATGGCCACAGCCAAGGAAGGTTTCCGGGAATCGGGGGTGGCGGAGGGTATTGAGTAA
- a CDS encoding single-stranded DNA-binding protein: MASYNKVILMGNLTKDPELRYTSNGLAVAHLSLAVNRRFTAKEGEKKEEVDFFDIETWDKQAELCSEYLNKGSGVLIEGRLKQDRWEDETGSKRSKIKIVATAIQFLPKRSGEEIGGVSDGGDFPDSGSGFEGKNNAPF; this comes from the coding sequence ATGGCTTCTTATAATAAAGTTATTTTAATGGGAAATCTGACAAAAGATCCTGAGCTGCGCTACACCTCAAACGGCCTGGCCGTAGCCCATCTGAGCCTGGCGGTAAACCGCAGATTTACCGCCAAGGAGGGAGAAAAAAAAGAAGAGGTGGACTTTTTCGATATCGAAACCTGGGATAAACAGGCAGAGCTGTGCAGTGAATATCTCAATAAGGGAAGCGGCGTCCTGATCGAGGGGCGGCTGAAACAGGACCGGTGGGAAGACGAGACCGGCAGCAAGCGGTCCAAAATCAAGATTGTGGCGACAGCAATCCAGTTCCTGCCCAAGCGGTCTGGTGAGGAAATCGGAGGAGTGAGTGATGGAGGTGATTTCCCGGACAGTGGAAGCGGATTTGAGGGGAAGAACAACGCTCCATTCTAG